The Topomyia yanbarensis strain Yona2022 chromosome 3, ASM3024719v1, whole genome shotgun sequence nucleotide sequence TCTTACACTCTACTCAAAATCCGACAATATAGTACAGTTGGGTCGTGCTAGTTTGAAGTTACGCACACCTTCCGCTGTAACTGAGGTACCGGAAACGTCCAGAAGCTTCAGGTTTGGTGCAGCCGATTCCAGGTGATCCAATGAAGTGTCCGTAACCAATTTGTAGTTCCGCACAAGCAGCCGCTCCAGGCTGCTCATATTGGGCCTAAAGTACTCACGAATGAATGCAGCTCCACCGAGCTCTTGTCGGGACACACCATACGCGCAGATGCCTCGATCGCTTACCAGTGATACATAGTTTGGTCCGGGTGCTCCCGGTCCTAGGTTGAGATACTGATAGAAAGCGTTCGCTGGTCGCTGCTGGTTGTCTGCTACCTCGGCGACCGGGTTGTTATTTTCCACGCCCCGGACGATGATTACGTGAGGCATTATTCTAGGGTGGTTGTTCTGGAAGGCACCGTGGAGGATGACGCGGACTGAAACAACACGAaccaatcatttttttcatgcaCAGAACGCTGGTTTGGTTACATTTCACTCGAAAAATGCTTATCAATACTTACCATTCATATCCTCCTGTGGTTGTGGATCCTGTGCCTCTGCTTCAGCAGGTGCCTCCCCTTCGCCGTTTTCAGCATTTCCATTGGCATTGTCATTCACGTCGGCTGCTTCTTCAGCTACACCGTTCACAGGCCTCTCTTGCGCTTGCTGATGTTCTTCATTCGCAGGAACAGCTGGACCTGCAGCAGGTCCTTCGACTGGGCCATTTTCAACCCGGTCCCTGTTACCAGCTTCGAATATTTGCTGGTATGCAGCTTCAACTGGGCGTGGCATGACCTGAGGGAACTGCAATTCATTATTGTTATCCTCGTCATTATTGTTTCGTTCTAGGTGATTGATGATGCGTATGATGTTGCGTCGGTTGTTATAGACTATGCGCACGTGACGCTGCCGGATTTCCGGATTCTCTGGCAAAGGTGGCAGTGGCGCTTGTTGAACTGGGACTGGTGGTCGCTGCAATTGTTCTTCGTTCGCCGGTGGAGGCGGAGGTGGTGGGGGTTGATTGTTAGCCGGCTGCTGTTCTGGTTGCTCCTCTGGCGGATCCATTTCCACACGATTGATAATGCGGATAAGATTTTCACGATTCTCATGCAAGTTAGGGAAGAAGTGGCGATTAACAAAGCGAAATACGTTACGCCCTTCACCTAAAAAATGCGGTCGAGGAGGCCGCGGAGGTGGAGCCGGTTCTGCAACGTTCTCCCCTTCCAATTGTTGAACAATATCTGGAACGTTAGCTCCATCACCGGCTTGGTCTTGACGTCTGTTGTGAGGATTTATGATATCCTGATTCGCTATTCGCCGAAGCTGTTCGACCCTTTGCCGTTCTGCCTCGTTGTACTCACTCAGGCCGCGCTCGGTACGCAAATACTCCGGGCATTCTAGCAGTAATTCTTTCAGCGATTGAACTATGTTGAAGCAGCTCACGTCGGAATCAGATATCGGGGTGTCGCGGAGGTCTAGGATCTGTGGAGGAATCTGTAAGTATTCTATTTTAACAATACATGCACACCACGAACGCGTACCTCTAGTTTTTTAAATCCAAATCTCGTGGCGATGCTAGCGTATGGAACGCTATCCTTCATGTTGGCGCAACCTTTAAGACTAAGATAGCGCAAATGTGGTACCTTTGACAAGGCCATAAAGTCATGTGTATCAAACCAACTACAGTATTCTATTGTTAGTTCCTAGAAAACGATAGTACTACATTAAAACCAAGCTGAACTGAACTTAGTGCATCTTGCAAAGTTACCTCTAGTTTTTGCAAAGTTCTGTCAATCTTGGACAGAAATCCCATTCGTATCTCGGACGCCATCGAGCGATCTGCCTCGCATTTCCTAAAAACCAGTGTCTGAATGCTGGGCGGAAACGAAATGATTGCCATATTGTTTGTGTCCATGTAACCCTCGGTAATTTCAAAATGCTCCAACTGCGGACAGCGTTTGTTTATTTGTGCTAGTAAATTAGCAGTCAACGTGGGTGTTTTCCATTTATCTAATGGGTACAAGCTGGTCAATCCGCGTATTTTCAGTGAACGAGTTTCCACTTGCAGATGTTTTATTTTACGCAGTAGTTCCTGTACACCTAGTTGCGACTCGCTGAAATCTGCCTTAGTCCAGAGCTTCTTATCCTTGATGAAGTTGTTCAATCGAAGACAGCACTCCGAGAGGGATATTAAACTGTCGCTGTCCAGGTTAAGGAAAATTTCCATAAGTATCTCGTCGCTGAGATCCATCAGTGACACTTGCAGCTCGATATCGGACAGTTCCACCGAAAGGAtcttcatatttggctgatcgAAGGTGTATTCATCGCTGGAAATCTTTCGCTTTCTTCCGATGGAGGACGCAGCGGAAGTCGATGGACGCGACGGTTCCGCTTGAGTCGGCTCCATCATGGTCGCGGTGTATTCCTCGGTGCCCAAATTCCTTGGTAATAAGGGCTTTATCCCCGCGTTAATTTATTTCTGAAATACAAAATAGATGTTATGCAATATGTTGACGAGAAATcgtaaatcgtattcagagttggcagcaccctctcagattttaatgaaactttctgtacatgaatacTTTATCACAAaaaaccactttgcatactttgttttcccAAAACTGATCTAGAGTATctttttaaatgaatcaaacttttttcaccatttttttcaaatggctatagcctaaaaatgacaaattctgcaaaaaaagttgtaggagtgattttcacaaaattagtcaaatttttgaataaaaatatttaaaaaaaaaccatcgaatcctacactgaaaaaaatcgatttaaaaaaatttaaagtcgatttaccaaaaccaatctttgatttggatgaaattttgtgccaagatagataattatgttctctacctaccgtcaaaaattcaagttgagtacttttaaggaaaaagttttttgaaaaaaacttttccttgtccaacctgatttttttcagtgtatttttatcgagaattaaaccaatgaaagtcataatcatctcagaaccCAATTACCCAACTACTAGTtgatgatacatgcaaaaagcatcagtaacgaatttagtATATATTCATCATAACAAATTTGAATGGAGACTGGAAGaaaagaagactggaagattggaagactggatcATTGCAGTTCAGTTGTTCatctcaaaaataatttttatgaaacaattgacaaacttttctaaaatttattttgtgtCTAATGGAGcaacagcacaatacaaaaataataaaaacttcgcaagcttgtgtagattccagttaAAGTATGaattaagcgcagaatggcattttttgcaATATGCCATGGAAAAGGATCCTGTGATACCATTGGTGGCACTATCCAAGCGTAAAAAGAACCggtcttgctcgcgactatggaaataccataacaactcctcaagagttatataactgagcagttgaacaaactgataaaaatatcataaaattaaattaatgctacatattcactgaacagcaCAACAACATATCAGAAGAACTCGAATaactgtataataacgccaaaacaatatctggcaCTCAGAATTTTTGTTTAGAATATTTGTTTTAATACACTTTTGAAGCTGCGCCATGTTTATTTAGGGTCTTTCGAGATAGTGACTAGTGATAGAGTTTCACTGATCGTATTCATATGACGGCCATATGAATGAAGACGTTCCATACAACAATTCATACAGAACTCGACGACATTCCCAGTGGGAGCGGTTTCCGCTTGAAACTGTTGGCCCTCTCTTTTGTTTGAATTCAAACCGCTCCGATGTCACAAACAGTCTGGGAGTGTCATTGGAGTTCTGTATGAAATATTCAGTTTGGCAGGCTTTCTGTATCTGTGGATCAGAAGGCGCCGCTTTTGCAGTCATATGAATACGATAAATGAGAAGCATCAAATATGATGCTTTCATCCGAGACACTATCTGTTAAATCTGTAAATAAATATTGCTTAACTTCAAAAGTGTATCGAAACAAAGGTTTTAAAAATTTACCGCGAAATGACAagtcatgtttaaaagaagagtatttgttttataacatgtaccaatagtgcaACACAAcacttaaccctcaaaaaggaaagctaaaattgtgacttcaaaaTGAAGCACTcataagacccaatgaaaccaaaagcccgaaaacgctcgatcagttgtatttcaaattacaagtccattgaaactagagaaatGCAGCTAGCCGGGCATCGAGACCCgctgcctttttgagggttaaagaaCTGTACCAATTTTTGAGCAAGACTATTCTGTTCGGCATACTCTTTTGGCACAAAATCGTCTGACATAAGACATGGTAGATGGTAGTTGGCTATTTCACATAACAGTCGTGGAGTTGGCCATTTGACATAACAGTTGTGTAGTATAAGTATAGACTAACAGACAGAACACCATGATGAATTccttaaaaaaatatcaatccGCCAATTTGACCAAAACACCAGCTCCATCTTTTATACACGGTTCCAACCACTTATTTACAGACTCAGACTCAGGAGCATTTTTTTACCAGTGGTCTATCCCCCTCCCCCTCTGCATTTCAAAGGTAGTGTATAcgggcgaaattgacagcatcattgtttacaaggCCCGCAAACAGAATCGCCgtaaacaaaaaccaaatgcTTGTTACGCCCGGGAGAACAACAAATTTTCCCCTTCGGCGAGCACGTCGAAagccacatttgatttttgttttctggcgacactgcagggcgaaattgagagtcatcaaaacaagaaatggcctaatcaacatttcataacaacactcggcgaaatactttttttcttcaattttatcaacgaaaacgttattatataaaacattttagttatgcttccgaaaactagtattgttttaaagtatttcaatagatttgaaagcgcagtatgcaaacactgttaaaatacgatttaattttctaaagcgaattttcaaagctatttttctcgattcgagATCAATGCGActtcggccctttggtcgaTTCATGTTCGATATATTCAAAATGACCGCTAATGTTGGCGATGAATTGTTGAgtattatgtctgttagtctgtagTATAAGTATCATTATGGCATAAGgtatgaaaatactttcgaatATATTTAGTGCCACATGCTTGCTGAGCAATCGGGTGGGTCGTACATTTGCGTACAAAACATTTCCAATGTAAAAGAAGGATAAATGCTCTAAAAAACCACCAAACCAGAAGTCAAAATGTGCATTCATTTCAATTTTAATATAGATTCAATGAAAGCTCGAAGGAAAGAATCAACACCTATGTTTGAATATACCGGGCAGACGAAAAGATCACAAGTTTGTGTGCAAACTTCGATTCCCAACTGCATCggaaaaaaaccaaaaacagcatacggcttaatgacccaattggacCAACAACTTCCGCCCAAATTTACTGCCACACAgttattgtcaatatttgtgGAAAAATTGCAAcaattagggttgccacctagAGTGAAACTTTCACCCAGAAATTCTTACTGACCTGGGATAGGCCTTTATATAAACATGACTATACATTGAAGCCAGTCTTGCCTGCTGAGTTTTAATGAGACAAGTatactttttcattccttttgtAACTCGTCGAGGTATCAACGTCAATTTTGActcacattttaaattactgtttAGTGCTTTGTTTTGGTAAATAATGTACACCACTGTTCTGAGCTTTTCTCATTAGTCTGTAAAATGTTTGCGCTTGTAAACCGTTTTGTCGATTAAGATAAGTGTGAAATTTCACTTCCTTGGCTGACGACTAAAATCCAAGAGCACCAGTAaccctcgctgtggagagccgAACAAGGATTGCTTACTGCCACAGCTATCAAGAGCAGCAGATATCAGGTAGGACTGCATATTGCCCATCGCAGTATTACGAAAGTAACGGAAACGCAAGGAAGTTTAAAAAGACCTCCAAAAATTGTCGAGGTTCCGGAAAAAAACTTATAATAGCTGGTGACTTAAACGCCAAACACGAAACATGGAAACATTGCCGTAGAAATTAAAATGGTCGCCTCCTTTTCGAAGACTCTCTGACTGGCCACTACACAATTCATGCCCCCGACGAACCAACTTTTCTCTCTCCAGCTTGCACCTCGCCAACACTGGACATTTTCGTATCAAACATGAATAAGATTTCTCTGCCAAACACGATACAGGATTTAAGCTCTGACCATTTTCCAGTTTCACTTCAAATTGGTGATAGTGTACGAGTACGGGGACGCCTTGTTAGAAAGGATTATTATAATGTGAACTGGGTTGAGTTTCAACGCCGGGTGGATCGTGAACTAATTGATGATATTGCTTTAAATTCAACGGAACATATCGACCTAGCCTTCGAAAATTTTCAGCTGGCATTGGCGTTAGAAAAATTCTAGAGACTGGTAAAATTCTGCAGGCTATCGAAAATAGTTGCTGAACGGATAGAGCAACTTTAGAACAACAATTTAAGCAACGAGCTGCGTAAACTTGATCCACATTCGTGCCTGTTCTGGAAAGTCTCCAAAATCGAAGTCCAAACCCATGCCTGCATAGCACGAATACTGAACCGATGTTTGGATCTTCACTACTTTCCATCAGTATGGAAAATAGCGAAAATAGCACCGTTGCTGAAGCCCGGTAAGGACCCCACCAACCCTTGTAGCTACTGCCCCATCAGCTTTCTGTCATCCCTCAGTAAATTGTTCGAAAGACTGATTATGGATAGAGTTCTAGAGCACATCGAGATGAACAACAACCTGCTTTCGGAACAATTCGTTTTCGTAAAGGTCACTCGATAACGCACCAGATTCAAAGGGTTACGAATAGAGAACCCGACGGATTTCGGGTcggggtttttgaaattttgaactttcgggctcgggtcgggttcggggttttcaaattacaaattatcggggtcgggtcgagttcgggttttgaacaaaacgacccaaccatttcatgacactgttttcgcctatacacaaaacgcagtctttttgtagtagtgaattgtacttcgtgatacgaatggatgacacatataaccgtaccaaatgtgAGCACAAATGTatgtagtttcaaatcgattttgaccatttatacgtGGTTGTAAAGctcattaaatttccttttgaacatcttttttcaaaaaccggtaAAAAAGTATTCCtatgcttttttgaaaaccaaacgccaatacaaacgtcaaaaatacagcaatatgcagtaacggagatgaaacaggaaggcgtcgaaggaacaggtagagccggtgcattgtacgtgtatcTCGAAGGCCcctctctcatattgtgacaaatgtcaaagtaagctcagatgccaaatttcacatcatttggacaattttatacccccgcccacctcgcttgaatttttttgaaattgatgctattggaaaatatgaaatagcaatcagaaaattacaatttaggcctcttttggaaggaaataattttagtatttgaatgaagatatttttgtttctaagaAAATACAGGAAAGTGGAGTATTGGGTCatattggccccaaaatcccctatttttaatgatttttctgctccgtgatgcaaatcatacatattttgtagtttttccaatgtgaaaaaatctcaaatatcgatcggagcctttttgacctttgtccgaatacgagaagttggggttatatggccttttgtcattcatattaaacttcatcattttctcgtgaatatatctctattattcttcagtcaattttcataaactataccttgttgaacgtggaaaatacttgggattataacaaaaacagattcgttaccggtaaaattcaggaacatcaaattatcatcgtgcgggcttaatttttgccttctgataatgagggtcgagcttaggcagaataactacgaatcacccgagttcactatcatgtgtccttgataaaggtagacgtatctatctttaccgtgacaaccggcaaaaattaagccacgcaagatcaccactgaaaacctgtcgacgattagcatcaatctgaatgatgattgctgctgttcatctctgtatgccttttgaatgccgggatagatttttattagactattgtcactgttcttacagtcgtggcgggtttgctacattgtgtaagctcgaccctcattatcagaaggcaaaaattaagcccgcacgatattaagcctgttctaatgaccctgccacttctagttttccgatctgtttacttcacatccttgctctcacttgagtactatggctctaagtttcataactttccctacccaataatctctagctaattgaatgtcgttaaaacgtaaaaaagaaaatgtgactaacatagtcgaaataaaaaaggaaaaaatcaaattatctgacatatagtgtcgatttcacatttttatcataaaatcgcacatattaactccatttaacaacaaaattcttgtttaatttagtacttttagtgtaaaatatgcttagggatcacatgggaaaagtttcattcctggaaaaatagggaaattcgaggtattaggacaaataatgaaaaaaatgagatttgtagagtaaatatcaaaaagtttgatgtttctgaattttacctttaacgtttttatttttgttttattgctcagaattttacacgttcaacaagttacattttatgaaaattaattgaagaataatagatatatgcatgagaatatgataaaatttaatatgaatgacaaaaagccctataaccccaacttctcgtattcggactaaggaaaaaagggttccgttcgattgctgagattttttcagattagaaaaactacaaaatatgtatgatttgcatcacagagcagaaaaatcattaaaaatatgagatttcggggccaaaatgacccagtaccccacattcccgtattttcctagaaacaaaaatatctccattcaaatactaagattatttccattcaaaagaggtataaattgtataatttttctgattgctacttcaaaagttatagcatttaatgtatttttcctccatattttcccatagcaccaatttcaaaaaaattcaagcgaagtgggcgggggtctaaaattgtccaaatgatgtgaaatttggcatctgaccttactttgacatttgtcacaagatgagagggggggggggggggggctacgagaacccaaaaaaaaattttttttgcgatgtcCTAACGTGTACATAAAGTATGTTCCAGAacctgggctgcagaagataatgaatcgaatgatgcgtcttgcatattatatacaaatcatattcacgaatgtgttttgactctttcatccgccaaagcaaaaattacgataccgatccaaacgcattttctagttactttgctatagtgctttgttatatcaaataacagatactattattcggCAGAGTTGGAACTAATACAAtattacacaagtttctcgcttactatgtatcgatattttgcttttaaaaaaagatataattttttttttgaattatgtacacatgacaaaacacatttacatttataccccaaactttaagcgagcactgttaagttgatcaaatgaaacaaataggttgtacctgctttaacggaagtttaataatcaaattggtttatgataaagattgcttgcaattaaaataaactgtaacggaaaaataaggatttgaactcacaaatttggtggtactttggtgtcattatgccggctcaaatttaaaaagggcacattTTAAAAGCCgatagtttaggccaaatttattttctagagactgtctttgttcTATCACACCTAAACCTAGCctcacttccgccaggtttcgttgttcatgacactcatatggtgatggtataatagcaccactatcaaatcagtggtacatatatgaaacaagcactttcagtcagattgttcccgggctgagatgttgcatgatccggattccttcatgaaaatttcACGAATTTAAGGAATTGATTgtaaaaattttgtgtgttctgttgaagccattaacggatttttaaaagtttggagtcgttccgagagcgccattggagatgtcgaagcatctctattggcgcgcTCACCGtgtaatctgaagcataaaataacttagatactcaatcatagatcgtcctaacactaatgatgggacatcaagaacacgtcagaaaatcttaattgatacccttcgatacaggtttgatCGTTCCGACCAGTAACacgggtgacgtcatgtaaactgtcgaataccaattgccatagcttaatttaatacatgtaacaaATTCTATGAAACTACTACCTTGCAGGAAcggtttctgataaaaaattagaaattttggttaagtacgacgggcaaggttgttggaaactgagaccattaagctttctgtttccccatgagttagccgccgatttaacttaatttccggttaagatatcgacgatttataagtttctcagaacattacaaattcgacgttcaataatagcaaATATAAATGTGGATTCTACTCGGTagtgatttgttttgccatatgcagatataactcagtgtgtatggtgctacttcagattcgagtgattctgctattcttagatgagcctagggtccagctcgggtgcctggaattaaaaatcttcgagatctttggttgattctccgtattagcaagttggattcggatcaggcttttcaaatttaaaattttcgggttcgggtcgggttcgggtattCAAAtcttaaaattctcgggtcaggtcgggttcgggttttacaaaaaatttaatctcgggtacgggtcgggtttttaagttttaaaatgttcgggctcgggtcgggtcggtcaaattttataatttcgagctcgggtcgggttagggtttttaaattttcatgctctcgggttcgaaaaaattgaaacccgaccatctctagttacGAATACCATCGATAGAAACAAAGCAGTATCCAAATCCACCGGCATGGCGTTACTGTGGAAAAAGTATTTGATAATGTTTGGCACGACTCTCTAGTATTCAAAATGTGCCGGTGCAATTTTCCCAACTGTGTGATCAAGATAGTCCAAAACTACTTaaacaatagaaaattccatgtTTCGATCCTCAACGCACAGTCCGATGCACTTGACATCCCTGCTGGAGTTCCACAAGGGAGCCTACTCGACCCCATACTATATAGTCTGTACACCTCTGACTTTCCCGATTGCCTAATGGGTGCCAACTGTGTCTTTTCGCCGACGATACTGCTATCCTATGTAAGGGCTGTAACACGAGACAACTAACAACTAAACTTCAGGATTGCCTCACCACAATTACAATGTACATGAATTTATGGAAATCAAAATAAATGCAGCTAAATCACAAGCATACTGTTCCCATTAAGTCTTTCGCCCAAGCACATTCTACTTGCGGACAGTAAAGTACAAGTAAATGGCACTCAAATAGAATGGTCCAATGAGGTAGTGTATTTGGGACCCACGAGCGACAAAAAGATGCTATTTCGTTCCCACATCGAGAATAAATGCAGCCTACTAGTAAAGAACTTATATCCACtcattaaaaaatcaacactaaatattaaaaataaaatagcaGTGTACAGAGGAATCATTCTGCCTACCCATAAAAATAAACTGCTGTTCAAcaaaacaaatgtataaaaaaGATCCTACACAGTAAACTGAATGTACCTAGAGAATTGGTACTAGCGCTGTACCCAAACAGAAGGTATGATTTACCAACTAATAGTTGCAAATCTCTATACTATGTATTCATTTCTAAGTATAAGATAGTCATAATTGATTCGTAATTACCTAATTAAGGTAGAGTGAATATACCCACTTCTGAGTTCGTGCACTTTTCTGGATGTCTAAGTAAATTGTACCTAAATTCTACAAAACTGCACATCCTCAGCAGTAGGTAACTTGAATCCACCTAAAATTTGGTAATTGGTTATCAAATCTCAGCGGATGTTACATAAAAGTAGATAAATATTATAGGGATTAAAACCTATTTGCGGGAAATTTGTACCAATTTTATGGGTACTACGCCACTACCAATTTTCTAGGTATATCCAATTTACCGTGTAGATCTTCCGTGGCATACGAGCACAACAATAATTCATGAGTTAGCAAGAATAAAAACAATAGGAGAAAGCATTAACGTTATACGAAGCGAATTTATAGAAAAACGTTCCACTTCGGAATTCGCGCTAATTAATCATTTGTTTCATGTTTAGGTTAAGTTAGTATAAGTAGTCTTAAGTTAAATAACACAACTGCAAAAAGTTGACCCACTACCATATcaaaaggaaaaatttaaaaattaatataaataatCTAAACTTAAAGACGAAAAGCAAAGCCGAATCACTTGTTGTATTGTTAACCAGACAGAAATGTAAAACCAATTCatcaataaaaattttaacTGATAAAAAATACCCGCTCCCGATAGCAACGGACGCAAGCAGCAGAGCAGGAGCAACAGAACAAGAACAGG carries:
- the LOC131690563 gene encoding uncharacterized protein LOC131690563, whose translation is MMEPTQAEPSRPSTSAASSIGRKRKISSDEYTFDQPNMKILSVELSDIELQVSLMDLSDEILMEIFLNLDSDSLISLSECCLRLNNFIKDKKLWTKADFSESQLGVQELLRKIKHLQVETRSLKIRGLTSLYPLDKWKTPTLTANLLAQINKRCPQLEHFEITEGYMDTNNMAIISFPPSIQTLVFRKCEADRSMASEIRMGFLSKIDRTLQKLEELTIEYCSWFDTHDFMALSKVPHLRYLSLKGCANMKDSVPYASIATRFGFKKLEILDLRDTPISDSDVSCFNIVQSLKELLLECPEYLRTERGLSEYNEAERQRVEQLRRIANQDIINPHNRRQDQAGDGANVPDIVQQLEGENVAEPAPPPRPPRPHFLGEGRNVFRFVNRHFFPNLHENRENLIRIINRVEMDPPEEQPEQQPANNQPPPPPPPPANEEQLQRPPVPVQQAPLPPLPENPEIRQRHVRIVYNNRRNIIRIINHLERNNNDEDNNNELQFPQVMPRPVEAAYQQIFEAGNRDRVENGPVEGPAAGPAVPANEEHQQAQERPVNGVAEEAADVNDNANGNAENGEGEAPAEAEAQDPQPQEDMNVRVILHGAFQNNHPRIMPHVIIVRGVENNNPVAEVADNQQRPANAFYQYLNLGPGAPGPNYVSLVSDRGICAYGVSRQELGGAAFIREYFRPNMSSLERLLVRNYKLVTDTSLDHLESAAPNLKLLDVSGTSVTAEGVRNFKLARPNCTILSDFE